The nucleotide window GAGCTGGAGCAGGGTCAAATATAATTATTTTCTTTTTTGACTTAAGAGTTTTAGCTATGTGAAAAGACGTTTCAAACGGTATTTCATTTTGAAGTAAAAAATACTTATATTCCTTTAATATATCTAATTTGTTTTCAACAATTTCTGGTGTAATAAAACTGTTGGCTCCCTCGAAAATTATTATTCTATTACATCCGCTTTTTGTAACTTCAATATATGCTCTTCCTGTTGGTAAGTCGGTATACACATAACCTTTTATTCCGAATTTATCAAAATTCACTGCCAGAGATTTACCAAAATCATCATTTCCTAATGACGTAAAAAAATAAACATCATTATTTGAAAGCTTTGCAGCAGTTACGGCCTGATTAGCGCCCTTTCCACCTGGGAAATATTCTAAAGAAATAGCTTTTTGGGTTTCGCCAGGATTTGTAAATTTTTCAACTGTTAAAACTATATCCATATTTGAACTTCCAATTACACCTATCATTTTCTCTCCCCCTCACGCACACTATTTAATATACTTAATTAATTTTTGATATAACATATCTAAATAAATTGCAGAATATAATATAGATCCTCTTATTGTAATTAAATCCCAATCTGAAAAATATGTTTCTTCATTTCTATTATTCCCTAAATAAAAATAAGAAATCAAATCAAAACTTCTTTCTCCCTTGTCGCCATCACCTATAGTTTCATCAGTATTCGAAATATAAAGAAAGTCTGCATCTATTAAAACATGTGTTAAACCAAAAGATAATGCGTATATATTTCCATTTGAAATCTCTGCTCTAAATGATCCTGGAAAAAATTTTGACTCCTGATACATTATTGCGAGTATCAACTCAACAGGTATATGGTTTAATTTAATAACTTCCGGATATAACTCTGAACCTGTATACTGCAATCTTTTTAGTTCTATATCTGAATTTGTATATGCATAAACAATATCAACAAGAAATTTTGAGTAAAATAATATATTGTCGTCATTGAATGTAATGTCTTTAAAAAATTTATCATACCAATACTTGAAAAGATAATTATTTGAATAATCTCTTTTAATGAGATTATAAACTTTATTAACTAAAAAATCTCTTTTTTCATAACTTTTTATTGTATTTGGATTTAAAAATTCAAAATCACGATCATTTTTTATAGGATTTGTTGGAATTTTTGAATCGAAAGCATCAATAAAAAAATTTTTATTAGAATTGTCTGAGAATCTATTCATAATATTATTTACATATTCTTTTATTCTATCATCATCAGAAACTAATGATTTAACACTAATTACTTTTGTTGGTGGAGTGTTTATTTTCCCAATAAAATACTTATAATTATATAAAACATTATCATCATAGTCATCCCCGTTTTCATTTGCTAATTTTTTTAAGTTTTCAAATGAATACCCACCTCCACGGTTATATCCAGTCGCAATTAATCTGATTAATAACTCTTTTTGTGAGTTAGTTAAATCATTAAAGTTAGTATCTTCTACTTTAATTGGTTGTTTTATACATGAAGATAAGATGAATACTAATATTAGTATAAATATTATTTTTAATTTCATAATATCACTCCTTTGAATTATTATACCATAAAATTTATATACGTAAGCATACTCTCTTATACTTACGCATACTCATAATAAAAAGGAATAATCATGAAAGTTTCTTCATACTCGCCAATTTTTCTAAGATTTTTCATTTTGAGAAATTGAAAACAAAATGTATAATAGACATTGTCAAGTTTATTTTATTTAAAGGAGGAGATAATATGCCAATTAATTTAAAAGGAAGAAGTTTATTATCATTGAAAGATTATAAACCAGAAGAAATAAAATATTTATTAGATTTAGCTTTTGATTTAAAATCTAAGAAAAGAGCAGGCATTAGAACTGAAACATTAAAAGGTAAAAATATAGTATTGATTTTCGATAAAACATCTACAAGGACCAGAACTGCATTTGAGGTTGCTGCTTTAGATGAAGGAGCTCATGTAACATTCTTAACAAATAGTCAAATGGGTAAAAAAGAATCTATTGAAGATACGGCTAAGGTTTTAGGAAGAATGTACGATGGTATTGAATACAGAGGATTTAAACAGAAAGTTGTAGAAGATTTGGCAAAGTACTCAGGTGTTCCTGTTTGGAATGGGCTAACAGATGAAGCTCATCCTACTCAAGGATTAGCAGATGTAATGACAATGATGGAATTTATACATAAACCATTAAATCAAATGAAAGTAGTTTTTATTGGTGATACGAGAAATAACGTTGCAAATACATTAATGAGAATTTCTGCAAAATTAGGAATGCATTATGTAGCTGTAGGACCAGAATCATTAAAACCTTCTGATGAAATGATGAACGAAGCTTTAGAAACTGCTAAAGAAACTGGTGCTGTAATTGAATATACCTCCGAATTAGATGGAGTTAAAGGGGCTGATGTAATATATACTGATGTATGGGTATCAATGGGAGAAGAAGATAAAATGCCAGAAAGAGTTGAACTATTAACCCCATATAGAGTTGACATGGATTTAATTAAAAAAACAGAAAATCAAAATGTGATTTTCTTACATTGTCTTCCATCATTCCATGATTTTGAAACAATTGTTGCTAGAGAAGCTAAAGAAAGAGGTCTTGATATTAGGGAAGTTACAGATGAAGTATTTAGAAGCAGACATTCAAAAGTTTTTGATCAAGCTGAAAACAGAATGCATACAATAAAAGCTATTATGATAGCTACACTATAAAATTTAGCAGGGGAGGAATTTATATGAAAAGATTAGCTGTTGTTGCCATTGGGGGAAATGCAGTTAACAGACCTGGTGAAAAACCAACTGCAGAAAATATGTTTAAAAACATAAGAACAACTGCATCCTATCTGGCTGACATGATTGATATGGGATATGACCTGGTAATAACACATGGAAACGGTCCACAAGTGGGAAACTTATTATTGCAGCAAGATATCGCTAAGGGAACTATTCCACCATTTCCTATGGATGTATTAGGTTCAATGACACAGGGATATTTAGGTTATATGATCGTTCAGGAATTAAAAAATATTCTAAATGAAAGAAAAATAAATAGAGATGTTGCTGCGGTTGTTACACAAATTGTAGTAGATAAAAATGATCCTGGATTCCAAAATCCTTCAAAACCCGTAGGTCCATTTTATACAGAAGAAGAGGCTAAAAAAATAATGGAAGAAAAGGGTTGGATGTTTAAAGAAGATTCAGGAAGAGGTTGGAGAAGAGTAGTTCCATCGCCAATTCCATTAGATGCAATTGAAAAAAATACTATAAAAGATTTAGTAGAGAATGATGTGATTGTAGTTGCAGGTGGAGGAGGAGGAATACCTGTAATTATTGAAGAAAGTGGTGAAATAAAAGGAGTAGAAGCTGTTATTGATAAAGACAGAGCTTCTGCATTATTAGCAAAGATTTTAAATGCTGATGAATTTATTATTCTTACAGCAGTTGAAAAAGTTTATCTAAATTTCAATAAGCCTGATCAAAAAGCATTAGATACAATAACTATTGAAGAAGCAGAAAAATATATAGCAGAAGGTCACTTTGCAAAAGGTAGTAT belongs to Marinitoga sp. 1197 and includes:
- the rbsK gene encoding ribokinase, which codes for MIGVIGSSNMDIVLTVEKFTNPGETQKAISLEYFPGGKGANQAVTAAKLSNNDVYFFTSLGNDDFGKSLAVNFDKFGIKGYVYTDLPTGRAYIEVTKSGCNRIIIFEGANSFITPEIVENKLDILKEYKYFLLQNEIPFETSFHIAKTLKSKKKIIIFDPAPAQNIKKEIFEYVDYFTPNEEEFKYLSETFFNLNPEKQLKETLRNFFGLGVKNIILKRGEKEIILYNRNSILKIPVFKMHKVVDTTAAGDVFNGALAVALEEGKNIKEAIKFAAAAAGISVTRKGAQSSIPTRNEVDNFLSSK
- the argF gene encoding ornithine carbamoyltransferase; the protein is MPINLKGRSLLSLKDYKPEEIKYLLDLAFDLKSKKRAGIRTETLKGKNIVLIFDKTSTRTRTAFEVAALDEGAHVTFLTNSQMGKKESIEDTAKVLGRMYDGIEYRGFKQKVVEDLAKYSGVPVWNGLTDEAHPTQGLADVMTMMEFIHKPLNQMKVVFIGDTRNNVANTLMRISAKLGMHYVAVGPESLKPSDEMMNEALETAKETGAVIEYTSELDGVKGADVIYTDVWVSMGEEDKMPERVELLTPYRVDMDLIKKTENQNVIFLHCLPSFHDFETIVAREAKERGLDIREVTDEVFRSRHSKVFDQAENRMHTIKAIMIATL
- the arcC gene encoding carbamate kinase, translating into MKRLAVVAIGGNAVNRPGEKPTAENMFKNIRTTASYLADMIDMGYDLVITHGNGPQVGNLLLQQDIAKGTIPPFPMDVLGSMTQGYLGYMIVQELKNILNERKINRDVAAVVTQIVVDKNDPGFQNPSKPVGPFYTEEEAKKIMEEKGWMFKEDSGRGWRRVVPSPIPLDAIEKNTIKDLVENDVIVVAGGGGGIPVIIEESGEIKGVEAVIDKDRASALLAKILNADEFIILTAVEKVYLNFNKPDQKALDTITIEEAEKYIAEGHFAKGSMLPKIESCVSFVKDAKKPALITDMEKLKEALEGKTGTKIIP